One window of Aerococcus tenax genomic DNA carries:
- a CDS encoding site-specific integrase: MATYRKYTNSKGEFWQVWGYLGIDDLTGKKIECRKRGFHSKKEAAAYLKEQEKKFLLGDCFNKEKKFTFKQVYHEWLDIYQNDVQDSTLSKAKRLFENRILPVFGEYYIDKITAPMIQNVINQWHKEYKKYRSDYSYLKRVIKYAYVQGYISQLVTNKVVVPKKQITYECDKKADPCPFYTRDELRQLMAILERQKSRKWHACIRTLAYTGLRRGEILALTWNDINFNDKTLTVDKAVGQRDGNELYLKAPKNANSVRTISVDDKTLNVLKKWRAEQGQLLLKIGFNLGKDQLIFNNTKTNGFLNLTSIYNAFKRICEQNDFRFIKIHGFRHTHCSLLFEAGVPMKDVMNRLGHGDIQTTMNIYTHVTEQSERKSAQLFANYVNF, from the coding sequence ATGGCAACTTATAGAAAATATACCAATTCAAAAGGGGAGTTCTGGCAAGTTTGGGGCTACCTTGGAATAGATGATTTAACAGGCAAAAAGATTGAATGCCGTAAAAGAGGTTTTCACTCAAAAAAAGAAGCAGCCGCCTATCTCAAAGAACAAGAGAAAAAGTTCTTGCTAGGCGATTGCTTCAATAAAGAAAAGAAATTTACTTTTAAACAAGTATATCATGAATGGCTAGATATTTATCAAAATGATGTCCAAGATTCTACCCTGTCAAAAGCTAAACGTCTGTTTGAAAATAGAATCTTACCTGTCTTTGGGGAGTATTACATAGACAAAATAACCGCCCCTATGATTCAGAATGTCATTAATCAATGGCATAAGGAATATAAAAAATATCGGTCAGATTATAGTTATTTGAAACGAGTAATAAAATACGCCTATGTTCAGGGGTACATTTCCCAATTAGTCACTAATAAAGTCGTTGTTCCTAAGAAGCAAATAACCTATGAATGCGACAAAAAAGCCGATCCCTGCCCTTTCTATACCCGTGACGAGTTACGCCAGCTTATGGCCATTCTTGAGCGGCAGAAAAGCAGGAAATGGCATGCATGCATTAGAACGCTAGCCTATACCGGCCTTAGACGTGGGGAAATTCTCGCCTTGACTTGGAATGATATTAATTTCAATGATAAGACACTAACGGTTGATAAAGCTGTTGGGCAGCGTGACGGCAATGAGCTCTATTTAAAAGCTCCTAAAAACGCCAATAGCGTAAGGACGATTAGCGTTGACGACAAGACCCTAAACGTTTTGAAGAAATGGCGGGCAGAACAAGGGCAACTATTATTAAAAATAGGCTTCAACCTAGGTAAAGATCAGCTTATTTTCAATAACACTAAGACAAATGGTTTTCTCAACCTTACGTCTATCTATAACGCCTTTAAGCGTATCTGTGAACAGAATGATTTTAGATTTATTAAGATCCATGGTTTCAGGCATACTCATTGTTCTTTGCTCTTTGAAGCTGGTGTTCCTATGAAAGATGTGATGAACCGCCTTGGCCATGGGGATATTCAAACCACCATGAATATATATACCCATGTCACGGAACAGTCTGAAAGAAAAAGCGCTCAGCTTTTCGCAAATTATGTTAATTTTTAA
- a CDS encoding competence/damage-inducible protein A, giving the protein MKAEIIAVGTEMLMGQIVNTNAPFIARQLNELGIEHYYETVVGDNPERLVELTQIAESRSDMIIYSGGIGPTQDDLTKQVIAEYLNEELIYDQECLEQIKQYYQDRHQNMSSNNLQMALTFKNGQSLKNETGQACGSLIHKNGCLYVFLPGFPDELEPMFINEVKPYLFEHLSNKQVLASRFLNFFGIGEAALTSRLEDLIAKQSNPTIAPYASKSVVTLRLTAQGEDHAVTDKLLDQTQEEILALVGDYYYGSGYNYLPMDALFDYLNQEEKTIAFAESLTGGLAAHLLVNHEGSSKIFKGSTVSYSEYAKAHVIGVSQATLDQEGMVSEVCARQMAELTCSNYGADYAISFTGVAGPDKMEGQEVGTVYCGFASRGQSTQVKRYHINGNRSAIRLKVIYQAVLDFIQEKP; this is encoded by the coding sequence ATGAAGGCAGAAATAATTGCGGTAGGAACAGAAATGCTGATGGGACAAATTGTCAATACCAATGCCCCATTTATCGCCAGACAACTGAATGAACTAGGGATTGAACACTACTATGAGACGGTGGTGGGGGACAATCCTGAGCGCTTAGTTGAATTAACTCAGATTGCCGAGTCACGTAGTGATATGATCATTTACTCTGGAGGAATTGGACCGACCCAGGATGATTTGACCAAGCAAGTAATTGCCGAATACTTAAATGAAGAGCTTATCTACGACCAAGAGTGTTTAGAGCAGATAAAACAGTACTACCAGGATCGCCATCAAAACATGTCCTCCAACAACCTACAGATGGCCCTGACTTTCAAAAATGGCCAATCACTAAAGAATGAAACAGGTCAAGCCTGTGGAAGCCTCATTCATAAAAATGGCTGTCTCTATGTCTTCCTGCCTGGTTTTCCAGATGAATTGGAACCTATGTTTATTAATGAGGTTAAGCCTTATCTCTTTGAACATTTGTCCAATAAACAGGTGTTGGCTTCTCGCTTTTTAAATTTCTTTGGTATTGGGGAAGCGGCCTTAACTAGTCGTCTAGAAGACCTGATCGCTAAACAAAGTAATCCAACGATCGCTCCTTATGCTTCTAAATCAGTAGTCACCTTAAGACTCACGGCCCAAGGGGAGGATCACGCAGTTACAGATAAACTGCTCGACCAAACCCAGGAAGAAATACTTGCCCTGGTTGGTGACTATTATTACGGAAGTGGTTATAATTACCTTCCTATGGATGCCTTATTTGATTATTTAAACCAAGAAGAAAAAACCATTGCTTTTGCTGAAAGCCTGACGGGTGGTCTAGCGGCGCATTTATTGGTCAACCATGAAGGCTCTTCAAAAATTTTTAAAGGGTCAACAGTTTCCTATAGTGAATATGCCAAGGCTCATGTCATTGGCGTAAGTCAAGCAACTCTCGACCAAGAGGGCATGGTTAGCGAGGTTTGTGCCCGGCAAATGGCTGAATTAACCTGCTCAAACTATGGGGCTGATTATGCCATTAGCTTCACTGGAGTTGCTGGTCCTGATAAGATGGAAGGTCAAGAAGTTGGAACCGTCTATTGTGGTTTTGCTAGCCGAGGGCAGTCTACCCAGGTCAAGCGCTACCACATTAATGGCAACCGCTCAGCCATTCGTTTAAAGGTTATCTACCAAGCTGTGTTAGATTTTATCCAAGAAAAACCCTAA
- the recA gene encoding recombinase RecA, producing the protein MSTSHDANRQKALDQALKQIEKNFGKGAIMKMGESTDTQVSTVPSGSLSLDIALGVGGYPRGRIIEVYGPESSGKTTVALHAVAEVQKQGGIAAFIDAENALDPEYARALGVDIDELLLSQPDTGEQGLEIADALVSSGAIDIVVVDSVAALVPRAEIEGEMGDSHVGLQARLMSQALRKLSGSINKTKTIAMFINQIREKVGVMFGNPETTPGGRALKFYSTIRLEVRRGERIKSGQDIIGNRTKIKVVKNKVAPPFKVAEVDIMYGQGISQAGELVDLAADMDIIKKSGSWYSYGDDRIGQGRENAKLYLTENPDIFKEIDSKVRAEYGFGPAVEDDDSEDETTNEEAKNDSSSDEENETLDLFNDDEE; encoded by the coding sequence ATGAGTACATCACATGATGCAAACCGCCAAAAGGCTTTAGACCAGGCCCTTAAACAAATTGAAAAAAACTTTGGTAAGGGAGCTATAATGAAGATGGGAGAATCAACGGATACTCAGGTGTCGACTGTTCCGTCAGGCTCCTTATCCTTAGATATTGCCCTAGGAGTCGGAGGTTATCCGCGTGGACGAATTATTGAAGTCTACGGTCCAGAATCTTCTGGGAAAACCACTGTTGCCCTACATGCTGTTGCCGAGGTTCAAAAACAAGGTGGAATTGCTGCCTTTATTGATGCTGAGAACGCCTTAGACCCTGAATACGCTAGAGCTTTGGGGGTTGACATTGATGAGCTATTACTCTCCCAACCGGATACTGGTGAACAAGGGTTAGAAATTGCTGATGCCTTAGTGTCCTCTGGTGCGATTGATATTGTCGTTGTCGATTCTGTTGCTGCCTTAGTTCCACGGGCTGAAATTGAAGGTGAGATGGGGGACTCCCATGTGGGGCTCCAAGCTCGCTTGATGTCTCAAGCCCTACGGAAGTTATCGGGCTCCATTAATAAGACGAAAACCATTGCCATGTTTATTAACCAGATTCGTGAAAAAGTAGGTGTCATGTTTGGGAACCCAGAAACCACCCCAGGGGGAAGGGCCCTAAAATTTTATTCCACTATTCGTCTAGAAGTTAGACGCGGGGAACGGATCAAATCCGGTCAGGATATTATTGGTAACCGCACTAAGATTAAAGTTGTAAAAAATAAGGTAGCTCCGCCATTTAAGGTTGCTGAAGTGGATATTATGTATGGGCAAGGAATTTCTCAAGCGGGTGAATTAGTTGATTTAGCTGCTGACATGGATATCATTAAGAAGAGTGGCTCTTGGTATTCTTACGGGGATGACCGGATTGGCCAAGGACGCGAGAATGCCAAACTATATCTCACCGAAAACCCTGACATATTTAAGGAAATTGATAGTAAGGTTCGAGCAGAGTATGGTTTTGGTCCAGCTGTTGAAGATGACGATTCAGAGGATGAAACCACCAATGAAGAAGCCAAAAACGATTCATCAAGTGATGAAGAAAATGAAACCCTAGATTTATTTAACGATGATGAAGAATAA
- a CDS encoding type II toxin-antitoxin system RelE/ParE family toxin, whose translation MNLDYKIYFRNSAKRELKKLKDKRLIKLISQEIYQVIAKDPHCGDRKKGGLKDIYTRPIHYQKAQYRIAYTIHEHIVTVEIIQVGSRENFYKELTRKIP comes from the coding sequence GTGAATTTGGACTATAAAATCTACTTCAGAAACAGCGCCAAGCGGGAACTCAAGAAGTTAAAAGATAAACGCCTAATCAAGTTAATTAGTCAGGAAATTTACCAGGTCATAGCCAAAGACCCCCATTGTGGGGATCGCAAAAAAGGTGGCTTGAAAGATATTTATACCCGGCCAATTCACTACCAAAAGGCACAATACCGCATAGCTTACACTATCCATGAACACATTGTGACGGTGGAAATTATCCAAGTTGGTAGCCGTGAAAACTTTTATAAGGAGTTAACACGGAAAATACCATAA
- a CDS encoding AbrB/MazE/SpoVT family DNA-binding domain-containing protein, which yields MVVKARKQGNSLMVTIPKAFNIAEGASFTPHLQEDGIFFERVDTAPRFVDDFDALLLTDIIKDGYTDGEAIIKEMERRKGFMEDRLNELMGEPSSQMTEEDFNREFGL from the coding sequence ATGGTAGTTAAAGCCAGAAAACAAGGGAATTCTTTAATGGTCACCATCCCAAAAGCCTTTAACATAGCTGAGGGGGCTAGCTTTACCCCCCACCTGCAAGAAGATGGAATATTCTTTGAGCGAGTGGACACCGCCCCCCGCTTTGTTGATGATTTTGATGCCTTATTATTAACGGACATTATTAAAGACGGCTATACGGACGGCGAAGCGATCATTAAGGAAATGGAACGCCGCAAGGGATTCATGGAAGACCGTTTAAATGAGCTTATGGGCGAGCCATCTAGCCAGATGACTGAAGAGGATTTTAATCGTGAATTTGGACTATAA
- a CDS encoding CopG family transcriptional regulator: MKSSKMGRPKAKNPLNVDVKVRIDEATNEQLLAYCKKHNITRTEAIRKGIQLVLESDK; the protein is encoded by the coding sequence TTGAAAAGTTCCAAGATGGGAAGACCTAAAGCTAAAAATCCTTTAAATGTAGATGTCAAAGTTCGTATTGATGAAGCAACCAATGAGCAATTACTTGCTTATTGTAAAAAGCATAATATCACCAGAACGGAAGCTATACGCAAAGGAATTCAATTAGTTTTAGAGTCTGACAAATAA
- the rny gene encoding ribonuclease Y, with the protein MDGLTIAFVIVTLIVGLLVGLVIGYKRRQNVEEEERNEAQNTAKGILAQANKDAEAKRKEILLDAKEKAQDYRNQVESELSDRRQEITQKEQRLFQREENLDRRENVLTNKENDQLSKEQSIQDRLKNVSQKEEEAQAMVQERQDEIERISMMTTEDAKALILKETEANLSNEIALRIRNAEENYKEQAHKLATSIILQAIETSAADTVADTSVTRIDLPNDDMKGRIIGKDGRNIKTIEALTGIDLIIDDTPETVVLSGFDPIRREIARIALENLIKDGRIHPAKIEEAVERARKSMDTKIRDTGEETTFDLGIHDMHPDLVKLVGRLNYRTSYGQNVLNHSVEVAKLAGIIASELGEDEQLAKRSGLLHDIGKAVDHEVEGTHVEIGTELARKYNENDIVINAIAAHHGDIESASAIAIIVQVADALSAARPGARSESLENYIQRLRSLEALANEFSGVKKTYAIQAGREIRVIVNPEKVDDLSVVKMSHDISKRIEDELDYPGQIKVTVIRESRSVDYAR; encoded by the coding sequence ATGGATGGTTTAACTATTGCCTTCGTTATCGTTACTTTAATTGTTGGCCTTTTAGTCGGATTAGTAATTGGTTACAAAAGACGTCAAAATGTTGAAGAAGAAGAACGTAATGAGGCGCAAAATACTGCAAAAGGAATTTTAGCTCAAGCAAATAAAGATGCTGAAGCTAAAAGAAAAGAAATTCTTTTAGATGCAAAAGAGAAAGCTCAGGATTATCGCAATCAAGTAGAAAGCGAATTAAGTGATCGCCGTCAAGAAATTACTCAAAAAGAGCAAAGACTCTTCCAAAGAGAAGAAAATCTTGACCGGCGTGAAAATGTTCTTACCAATAAGGAAAATGATCAGCTTTCTAAAGAGCAATCGATTCAAGATCGCTTAAAAAATGTTTCTCAAAAAGAAGAAGAAGCCCAAGCAATGGTTCAGGAACGTCAAGATGAAATCGAACGGATTTCTATGATGACAACTGAAGATGCCAAGGCTTTGATTTTGAAAGAGACAGAAGCAAACTTATCTAATGAAATTGCTTTACGAATTCGAAATGCAGAAGAAAACTATAAAGAGCAAGCACATAAGCTCGCTACTTCAATTATCTTACAAGCAATCGAAACATCTGCTGCCGATACAGTCGCCGATACTTCGGTAACCCGTATCGATTTACCAAACGATGATATGAAAGGTCGTATCATCGGTAAAGATGGGCGGAATATTAAAACCATTGAAGCCTTGACTGGGATTGATTTAATTATCGACGACACTCCAGAAACGGTGGTACTCAGTGGTTTTGACCCGATTCGTCGGGAAATTGCTCGGATTGCTTTAGAAAATCTAATTAAGGATGGACGTATTCATCCAGCAAAAATTGAGGAAGCGGTTGAACGTGCTAGAAAATCAATGGATACAAAAATTCGTGATACTGGGGAAGAGACCACCTTTGACCTAGGTATTCATGATATGCATCCAGACTTAGTCAAGTTAGTCGGACGTTTAAACTATCGCACCAGCTATGGGCAAAATGTCTTGAACCATAGTGTTGAAGTAGCTAAACTGGCTGGTATTATTGCTAGTGAACTCGGCGAAGATGAACAACTGGCTAAACGAAGTGGATTATTACATGATATTGGCAAAGCTGTGGACCACGAGGTGGAAGGTACCCACGTTGAAATTGGTACTGAACTCGCTCGTAAATATAATGAAAATGATATCGTTATTAATGCCATTGCGGCCCACCATGGAGATATCGAATCTGCTTCTGCGATTGCCATTATTGTTCAGGTCGCTGATGCCTTGTCGGCTGCTCGTCCCGGTGCTCGAAGTGAATCATTAGAGAATTATATTCAACGTTTAAGAAGTTTAGAAGCCCTAGCTAATGAATTTAGTGGTGTTAAGAAGACATACGCTATTCAAGCAGGCCGCGAAATTCGTGTGATTGTTAATCCCGAAAAGGTGGATGACTTAAGTGTCGTTAAGATGTCACATGATATTTCTAAACGTATTGAAGACGAACTGGATTACCCAGGCCAAATTAAGGTGACGGTAATACGTGAATCCCGTTCTGTGGATTATGCAAGATAA
- a CDS encoding Rha family transcriptional regulator — MQLVYIKNRSSEPYTLSSVIAECAEVQHKAVKNLIYKYKTDLEDLGVLTFQNAKPPKGSKGGRPTKDYRLTEPQATLLITWLDNTKPVRAFKKDLVKAFFSMRAELAEFRLQRDHEKLYHSHLNEAIDGWIYKNPHSYSNIASLLCQVVTGQTPRQLRGQHGASKEVPALDLMTTEELDLYRQKEVQATICLRQQLPYSEIKANLLAA; from the coding sequence ATGCAGTTAGTTTATATCAAAAATAGGAGCAGCGAACCTTATACGCTTTCAAGTGTTATTGCTGAATGTGCTGAGGTACAGCACAAGGCCGTAAAAAATCTAATTTATAAGTATAAAACCGATTTAGAGGATCTAGGAGTTTTGACATTTCAAAATGCTAAACCTCCCAAAGGGTCAAAAGGTGGACGACCAACGAAAGACTACCGATTAACCGAACCTCAAGCAACGCTGCTTATAACTTGGTTAGATAACACAAAGCCAGTTAGAGCTTTTAAAAAGGATTTGGTTAAGGCGTTCTTTTCTATGAGGGCAGAGCTTGCTGAATTTAGGCTTCAACGTGACCATGAAAAGTTATATCACAGCCATCTTAATGAAGCCATTGACGGTTGGATATACAAAAATCCGCATTCCTACAGTAATATAGCCAGTCTGCTTTGCCAAGTGGTCACAGGGCAGACCCCCAGACAATTAAGGGGGCAGCATGGCGCTTCTAAAGAAGTGCCGGCCCTTGATCTCATGACAACGGAAGAACTAGACCTATACCGCCAAAAAGAGGTTCAGGCAACCATCTGCTTAAGGCAGCAATTGCCTTACTCAGAAATCAAAGCCAACTTATTGGCAGCTTAG
- a CDS encoding DNA translocase FtsK: MAKRKTRSKKKTNNTYQQAVIAFFILILTGLGSFQLGFLGRIVKASMRFMVGELYLLGFFLVAITALAYLLTNQGPNWRKRPYSSLLLAVPILALLCHAIQFKEVMAQGESLFAVSLNHFLAGFKGNFQPDVGGGIMGAGLYQVSYFILSQWGTYLLIFLAALAWLAYCLNISGQEMISSVQNLFQMAVQWLQGFINATKEKSAKRKEAKANKVKESQPETPVKDHSPKLTDGADEDSEVRFDDDKSQESAVEIVGPNYQNLVGSEEETSLDQEKASQSQDQASQLSLDIDEEDDGEDLSDLTIEAEEENPDYKLPPVSLLNPIHHTDQSSEYHIIKENIKTLEKTLASFNVDAKVTKANLGPAVTKYEIEPAVGTKVSKITNLADDIALALAAKDIRIEAPIPGKSVIGIEVPNQKVSVVSFRDSFENQPANTKLLEVPLGRSIYGDTRVADLTKMPHLLIAGSTGSGKSVCINGMIVSILLKAKPNEVKLMMIDPKKVELNVYNGIPHLLTPVVTNPRKAAQALNKVVEEMERRYELFAATGQRNIDGYNHHVSEYNETSDDKQALLPYIVVIVDELADLMMVASKEVEAAITRLAQMARAAGIHMILATQRPSVDVITGIIKANVPSRIAFAVSSGTDSRTIIDQNGAEKLLGRGDMLFMPMGEGKPLRVQGAFITDEEVESVVDFVKDQQEANYSEAMMPSEVNENSAADDLDEMWDEVIDFVKGRETVSISMLQRQFRIGYNRAARLVDDMEARGIVSEQNGSKPRTVNISEKQEEQED, translated from the coding sequence ATGGCAAAAAGAAAAACACGTTCAAAGAAAAAAACAAATAATACTTACCAACAAGCGGTTATCGCTTTTTTTATTTTAATTTTAACCGGGCTAGGGAGTTTTCAACTGGGCTTTTTAGGTCGAATTGTTAAAGCCAGCATGCGCTTTATGGTGGGCGAGCTCTATCTATTGGGATTCTTCCTGGTGGCCATTACCGCCCTTGCTTATTTGCTAACCAATCAAGGGCCAAATTGGCGCAAACGCCCTTACAGTTCTCTGCTATTAGCCGTCCCCATTTTGGCTTTACTCTGCCATGCGATCCAGTTTAAAGAAGTCATGGCCCAGGGGGAATCTCTATTTGCCGTTAGTTTAAATCACTTTTTGGCAGGTTTTAAGGGAAATTTTCAGCCTGATGTTGGTGGCGGTATCATGGGCGCTGGTCTCTATCAAGTGAGTTATTTTATCCTCAGCCAATGGGGAACTTACTTACTTATTTTCCTAGCTGCTTTAGCTTGGCTGGCTTACTGCCTAAATATATCCGGTCAAGAAATGATTTCCAGTGTCCAAAATCTGTTTCAAATGGCGGTGCAGTGGCTACAAGGCTTTATAAATGCTACTAAGGAGAAATCTGCTAAGCGTAAAGAAGCCAAGGCGAATAAGGTTAAGGAAAGTCAGCCAGAAACCCCAGTGAAAGATCATTCCCCTAAGCTGACTGATGGAGCAGATGAAGATAGTGAAGTCAGGTTTGACGACGATAAAAGTCAAGAATCCGCTGTGGAAATTGTGGGCCCCAACTACCAAAACTTAGTGGGGTCAGAAGAAGAAACCAGCCTTGACCAGGAAAAGGCAAGTCAAAGCCAAGACCAAGCCAGCCAATTAAGTCTGGATATCGACGAAGAGGATGATGGAGAAGATTTATCTGATTTAACTATCGAGGCCGAAGAAGAAAATCCCGATTATAAACTCCCTCCAGTCAGTCTCTTAAATCCAATTCACCACACGGATCAAAGTAGTGAGTATCACATTATTAAAGAAAACATCAAAACTTTGGAAAAGACCTTAGCCAGCTTTAATGTGGATGCCAAGGTGACTAAGGCGAATTTAGGTCCGGCAGTTACCAAGTATGAAATTGAACCGGCAGTCGGTACCAAGGTATCTAAAATTACCAACTTAGCTGACGACATCGCCTTGGCCTTAGCTGCTAAGGATATCCGGATCGAAGCGCCGATTCCAGGAAAGTCAGTGATTGGTATTGAGGTTCCTAACCAAAAGGTGTCTGTGGTTTCCTTTAGAGACAGTTTTGAGAACCAACCAGCCAATACGAAGTTACTAGAAGTTCCCTTGGGACGGTCAATCTATGGGGACACCCGGGTGGCAGACTTAACGAAAATGCCCCATCTCTTAATTGCGGGATCTACTGGTTCTGGTAAATCCGTCTGCATCAATGGGATGATTGTCTCCATTTTATTAAAGGCTAAGCCTAATGAAGTCAAATTAATGATGATTGACCCCAAAAAGGTTGAGTTAAACGTCTATAACGGTATTCCTCATCTACTAACTCCAGTAGTAACTAATCCACGCAAAGCCGCCCAAGCCTTGAATAAGGTAGTTGAGGAAATGGAGCGGCGTTATGAATTATTTGCCGCAACGGGTCAGCGAAATATTGATGGCTATAACCATCATGTGAGTGAATATAATGAGACCAGTGATGATAAACAGGCCTTGCTGCCTTATATTGTGGTTATTGTCGATGAATTAGCTGACTTAATGATGGTAGCTTCCAAAGAAGTTGAGGCTGCCATCACCCGCTTAGCACAAATGGCGCGAGCAGCTGGTATTCACATGATTCTAGCCACCCAACGGCCGTCAGTTGATGTTATTACGGGAATCATTAAGGCTAATGTGCCTTCCCGGATTGCCTTTGCCGTATCTAGTGGGACTGATTCACGGACAATTATCGATCAAAATGGCGCGGAAAAACTCCTTGGTCGCGGTGATATGCTCTTTATGCCCATGGGAGAGGGTAAGCCTTTAAGAGTACAAGGGGCTTTCATTACTGATGAAGAGGTTGAAAGCGTAGTTGATTTTGTTAAAGACCAGCAAGAGGCTAACTATAGTGAGGCGATGATGCCTAGCGAAGTGAATGAGAATAGCGCGGCTGACGACCTTGATGAGATGTGGGATGAGGTTATTGATTTTGTTAAGGGCCGCGAAACGGTTTCGATTTCCATGTTGCAACGTCAATTTCGCATTGGTTACAACCGTGCCGCCCGCTTAGTTGATGACATGGAGGCACGCGGCATTGTCTCAGAACAAAACGGAAGTAAGCCGCGCACAGTTAATATTAGTGAAAAACAAGAAGAACAGGAAGACTAA
- the pgsA gene encoding CDP-diacylglycerol--glycerol-3-phosphate 3-phosphatidyltransferase yields MNLPNRLTMLRILMIPLFILLIEIPFNWGTWTIASQSVSVQLALTALIFAIASLTDWLDGYIARRDSLVTNFGKFADPLADKMLVITALIELIALGKAPAWLVAIIVMRELAVTGLRLLIVTEGEVLAAKWPGKIKTCTQMLAIILLLVNDFPFQALPFSLGQLCLYLALLATIYSGYDYFKKNWQVFSDSF; encoded by the coding sequence ATGAATTTACCTAATCGACTGACCATGCTAAGGATTTTGATGATTCCCTTATTTATTTTATTGATAGAAATTCCCTTTAATTGGGGAACATGGACCATTGCTAGTCAAAGCGTGAGTGTTCAATTGGCTTTGACAGCCCTTATTTTTGCCATAGCGAGTTTGACCGATTGGCTGGATGGCTATATTGCTCGTCGTGATAGCCTGGTGACCAACTTTGGTAAATTTGCCGACCCCTTGGCGGATAAAATGTTGGTCATTACCGCCCTAATCGAGCTCATTGCTCTAGGCAAGGCGCCAGCTTGGCTTGTTGCCATTATTGTGATGCGTGAATTAGCCGTTACGGGCTTAAGGCTATTGATCGTGACTGAAGGAGAGGTTTTGGCAGCTAAGTGGCCAGGAAAAATCAAGACCTGTACCCAGATGTTGGCAATCATTTTATTATTAGTGAATGATTTTCCTTTCCAAGCCTTGCCATTTTCACTCGGACAGCTTTGCCTCTACTTGGCTTTACTAGCAACCATCTATTCAGGTTATGATTATTTTAAAAAGAATTGGCAAGTCTTTAGTGATAGTTTTTAA
- a CDS encoding helix-turn-helix domain-containing protein encodes MSDIQIQLDPSASKNFVDQLKPYLNQLAEDLKRDLAINREMLTIDEVCQLYSTSRNTVTEKWHRELGLPLSKLGNKIYIERQVLNDFIRSHPYQ; translated from the coding sequence ATGAGTGATATTCAAATTCAATTAGACCCTAGCGCTTCAAAGAATTTTGTAGACCAGTTAAAGCCCTATCTGAACCAGCTGGCCGAAGACCTTAAAAGGGACTTGGCCATTAACAGGGAAATGCTGACAATTGATGAAGTCTGTCAGTTATACAGTACCAGCCGGAACACAGTAACAGAAAAATGGCACAGAGAACTAGGCTTGCCCCTCAGTAAGCTAGGAAACAAGATCTATATTGAACGTCAAGTCCTAAACGACTTCATTAGATCACACCCTTACCAATAA
- a CDS encoding helix-turn-helix transcriptional regulator has translation MQAINKIKGYRNMLGLTQSDMAKELGISKQAMHLKEVGKIPFKDSEKRIVLNIFKQADQSLTIESLFF, from the coding sequence ATGCAAGCAATCAATAAAATAAAAGGCTATCGCAACATGCTAGGTCTAACTCAAAGTGATATGGCCAAAGAATTAGGCATTAGCAAGCAAGCAATGCACTTAAAAGAAGTGGGAAAAATCCCCTTTAAAGATAGTGAAAAGCGTATCGTGCTAAATATTTTTAAACAAGCAGATCAATCTTTAACAATCGAAAGTCTATTTTTTTAA
- a CDS encoding helix-turn-helix domain-containing protein translates to MQADLIIAVGHRIRQLRKSLGLNQTEFAKRINATLPAVSNWETGKNLPNNERLKAIADLGGITVEYLLYGEKGGWATAEEVLSSAFNKINAFDNYLKSLGYEVINETVSSKRKATLTKDGKSLTLSNDQYSKLMNKSKEAIEFYLWQVSQDSNKE, encoded by the coding sequence ATGCAAGCTGATTTAATAATAGCTGTTGGGCATAGAATTAGGCAATTAAGAAAAAGCCTAGGTTTAAATCAAACGGAATTTGCTAAAAGAATAAACGCAACATTGCCCGCTGTTAGTAATTGGGAAACTGGAAAAAATTTACCAAACAATGAGCGTTTAAAAGCCATAGCAGACCTAGGCGGTATCACTGTAGAATATTTATTATATGGTGAAAAAGGTGGCTGGGCTACGGCTGAAGAAGTTCTATCTTCGGCCTTTAATAAAATTAATGCTTTTGATAATTATTTAAAATCATTAGGTTATGAAGTTATTAACGAAACAGTATCTAGTAAAAGAAAAGCGACCTTAACAAAAGATGGCAAAAGCCTAACACTTTCTAACGATCAATACAGCAAATTAATGAATAAATCTAAAGAAGCTATAGAATTTTATCTGTGGCAAGTATCGCAAGATTCTAATAAAGAATAG